The sequence GCGTACGGGGAGGTGTGAGCGGGGGCTCCGGACGCCGCTCGCTCCCGGCCGGCGCTCCCGCCCGCCGTCCTCAGTCCCGTACCGGGTCGCCGAACTCCGCCGACAGGGCCGCCACGTCCGGCTCGCCGAACTGGGCGCGCAGCGAGGCGAAGTCCTCGTCCTTGCCGGGGCCGAAGCGGGTCACGAGGCGCGCGTAGCCGTCCGCCGTGTGGAAGCGACCGCCGCGCGACTTGGAGTGGAACTTGTCCGCGTACATCACGAGGCGCTCCTCGTCGGTGCGCGCCACGTAGTCGCCCGGGGGCAGCGGGAGGTGCTGGGTCTCGATGTCGGCGCGGGTGAGGCCGACGCCCGTGTGGCAGGAGCAGAAGCGGCACAGGCCCTCGGGCCAGCCCTCGGCGGCGAGCAGCCGGTGGCCGAGGAGGCCGTGGCGGATGTAGTGGCCCTGCCCCAGCTCGCCCTGCTCGGCGTCCTCGTCGAGGCGGTGGACGCCGATGTCGTGGAGCAGGCAGCCCGCCCGTACGAGATCCGCGTCCACGTCGGCGCCCGAGGCGGCGATGAGCCCCTCCGCGATCCGCCACACGATCCCGCAGTGCCGGCGCACGGTCGCGTACGCGTCGGGGGTCGCGGCATAGCGCTTGTGCAGGTCGTCGATCTGGTCCGGGGTGGGGAGACGCATGGGGTGAGCGTAGTCGCGCGGCGGGGGCTTCGCCCCGGCACCCCGATGCGGTGTCGGCCGGGTGTGGCGGCGAGCATCCCGTGCGTGCCGGACGGATGCACGGCTGCGCGCCCGGCTCCCGCCGTGTGCGGGGGCCGGGCGCGTGGGGGCCGGGGTCAGACGGCGGCCGGGGTGGCCTTCGCGGCGACCGAGGCGAGCGTCTTCACGAGGCCGTCGACGACCTCGGTGTCGTCGGCCGGGTGCAGCTCGGCGAAGCGGGTCACGGAGCCGGGGATGGACAGCTTGACGTCCTCCAGGACCACACCACCGGCGATGCCGGCGGCCTTGCGGGCGTCGTCCTGCGCCCACACGCCGCCGTACTGGCCGAACGCGGTGCCGACGACGGCGACGGGCTTGCCGCTGAGGGCACCGGCGCCGTACGGGCGGGACAGCCAGTCGATGGAGTTCTTGAGGACGGCCGGCATGGTGCCGTTGTACTCCGGCGAGAAGAGCAGGAAGGCGTCGGCGGACGCGGCGGCCTCGCGCAGCTTGGTGGCGGAGGCGGGGACCTGGCCCACCACGTCGACGTCCTCGTTGTAGAACGGGACCTCGGCGAGACCGTCGAAGACGATGACCTCGACGCCCTCGGGGGCGTGGCGCACGGCCGCCTCGGCGAGCTGACGGTTGTGGGAGCCGGCGCGGAGGCTTCCGACGAGGGCGAGGATGCGGACGGACATGGGGAACTCCTGAAAAGGGAGGTGGCACGTGGTATGACCACAGATATGTGGCACTGCCCCTCGGGGGAGGGGCCGCGACTAAGCGGACCGTGGTCCGTTGAAAGTTGTAACACTTATGCGGACCGGGGTCCACTTCTGGCCGCAAGCGTTACGGTGAGTTCATGACGCGCAACAATCGGCCCCCCGTGGAGAGCGGGAACGGGCTGCCGGTGCTGGCCCCCGCCCCCGGGCTGCGCGCCGATGCCGTACGCAACAAGGGGCTGCTCCTCGACGCCGCCTCCTCCCTCATGGACTCGTGCGGCGCCGAGCGCCTCACGATGGAGGCCGTCGCCTCCGCCGCCGGGGTCGGCAAGGGCACCGTCTTCCGCCGCTTCGGCAGCCGTGCGGGCCTCTTCGCCGCCCTCCTCGACCACCGCGAGTCCCGGCTCCAGGCCGCCTTCCTGAGCGGCCCGCCGCCGCTCGGGCCCGACGCCCCGCCACGCGAGCGGCTGCTCGCCTTCGGTCCCGCCCTCATCGCGCACGACCGGTCGTTCTACGACGTCGTGCGCGCCACCCGCGACGACCCCGAGCGCGCCTACGCGATCCCGGCGACCCGCCTGCGCGAGACCCACCTCGCGATGCTGCTGCGCGAGGCGGGCAGCACGGGGGACACGCTCCTCCAGGCGCACACCCTGCTCGCCTCGGTCGACGCGGTCCTCGTGCACCACCTGCTGACCGAGCGCGGGGTGAGCCGGGAGCGGATCGAGGCGGGGTGGCGGGACCTCGTGGAGCGCCTGCTGGACACCGGCTGAGACTCGGCGAGCGCCGCGACGCCGGGGGCCGGGTCGGTGAGTGCCGGGTCGGTGAGGGCCGCCGCCCCGGCGCCCGGAGGCGGGGGAGCGGCGGCCCCGGTGTCCCGAGGCGGGGAGCGGCGGAGCCCTGAGGTCGGGGGCGGCGGCCCCGAGCCCGACTCCGGCCCGCCGCCCGGCCTCACGCGCGCCCGCCGCTCGGCCTCACGTGAGCCCGCCGCTCTCCCTCACGCGAGCCCGCCGCTCTCCCTCACGTGAGCTCGCCGCTCAGCTTCCGCATCGTCGCGATCTCCGCGTTCTGCGTCGCCACGATCCGCCGCGCGAGCGCTTTCGCCGCGCTGTTCGCGCCCCGCTCGCTCTCGGTCCGCGCCATCGTCACGGCGCCCTCGTGATGGGCGGTCATGAGCCGCAGGAACGCCGCGTCGAAGGCCGCGCCCCGGGACTTCTCCAGGCCCTTCATGTCGGCCTCGCTCATCATCCCCGCCATGGTGTGCCCGCCGGAGTGGCGCATCGCGCCGGGCACCTGCTCGCCCCACGAGCCGAGCCACCCTTCGAGTGTCGCGATCTCCGGCCGCTGCGCCTTCGCGATCTCCGTAGCGAGGTTGCGCACGGCCGGGGCAGAGGCACGGCCCGCGGCGAGGTCCGTCATCTCCAGGGCCTGGCGGTGGTGCGGGATCATGTCGCGCGCGAAGGCGGAGTCGGCCGTGTTGTGGAGGGCCGGGTCCGCGTCCGCGCCGTGGTTTCGC comes from Streptomyces sp. Tu6071 and encodes:
- a CDS encoding HD domain-containing protein; its protein translation is MRLPTPDQIDDLHKRYAATPDAYATVRRHCGIVWRIAEGLIAASGADVDADLVRAGCLLHDIGVHRLDEDAEQGELGQGHYIRHGLLGHRLLAAEGWPEGLCRFCSCHTGVGLTRADIETQHLPLPPGDYVARTDEERLVMYADKFHSKSRGGRFHTADGYARLVTRFGPGKDEDFASLRAQFGEPDVAALSAEFGDPVRD
- a CDS encoding NAD(P)H-dependent oxidoreductase, with the translated sequence MSVRILALVGSLRAGSHNRQLAEAAVRHAPEGVEVIVFDGLAEVPFYNEDVDVVGQVPASATKLREAAASADAFLLFSPEYNGTMPAVLKNSIDWLSRPYGAGALSGKPVAVVGTAFGQYGGVWAQDDARKAAGIAGGVVLEDVKLSIPGSVTRFAELHPADDTEVVDGLVKTLASVAAKATPAAV
- a CDS encoding TetR/AcrR family transcriptional regulator; the encoded protein is MTRNNRPPVESGNGLPVLAPAPGLRADAVRNKGLLLDAASSLMDSCGAERLTMEAVASAAGVGKGTVFRRFGSRAGLFAALLDHRESRLQAAFLSGPPPLGPDAPPRERLLAFGPALIAHDRSFYDVVRATRDDPERAYAIPATRLRETHLAMLLREAGSTGDTLLQAHTLLASVDAVLVHHLLTERGVSRERIEAGWRDLVERLLDTG
- a CDS encoding DUF305 domain-containing protein is translated as MHQAHHAHHAARRLTALALAATAALALAACGAEGSGHAGPRNHGADADPALHNTADSAFARDMIPHHRQALEMTDLAAGRASAPAVRNLATEIAKAQRPEIATLEGWLGSWGEQVPGAMRHSGGHTMAGMMSEADMKGLEKSRGAAFDAAFLRLMTAHHEGAVTMARTESERGANSAAKALARRIVATQNAEIATMRKLSGELT